In Nicotiana tabacum cultivar K326 chromosome 2, ASM71507v2, whole genome shotgun sequence, the following proteins share a genomic window:
- the LOC107821167 gene encoding uncharacterized protein LOC107821167: MQGVMNFFTRLSFFLILVSKLSNGHWTNNLKLDFYPPTCNRIECPNYDLIQSGKDYEIRRYNSSMWMSTAPIDDINLYSATRTGFLRLFDYIQGKNSYQEKIEMTAPVITQVKPSDGPFCASSFVVSFYVPKKNQPNPPPAKGLHVQKWSNTYVAVRQFGGFVADVDVAKEAAALSASIADTKWAAAVEKSHAADNTTMYTVAGYNSPFEFKDRVNEIWFTFDLDKASAI; this comes from the exons atgcaGGGCGTTATGAATTTCTTCACGAGGCTATCTTTCTTTCTCATCCTTGTTTCTAAATTAAGCAATGGGCATTGGACAAACAATTTGAAATTGGATTTCTATCCTCCAACCTGTAACCGAATTGAGTGCCCAAATTATGACTTGATTCAATCTGGTAAAGACTATGAAATTCGTCGTTACAATTCATCCATGTGGATGTCTACTGCACCCATTGATGATATTAATCTTTATTCCGCCACCAGAACTGGTTTCCTCAG GCTATTCGATTACATTCAAGGGAAGAACAGTTACCaggagaaaatagagatgacAGCTCCAGTTATCACTCAAGTAAAACCAAGTGATGGACCATTTTGTGCATCTTCATTTGTTGTGAGCTTCTATGTACCAAAGAAGAACCAACCAAATCCTCCTCCAGCTAAAGGCCTTCACGTCCAAAAATGGAGCAATACTTATGTGGCCGTCAGGCAATTCGGCGGATTTGTAGCTGATGTTGATGTTGCAAAAGAAGCTGCTGCTTTGAGTGCTAGTATTGCTGACACTAAATGGGCAGCTGCTGTTGAAAAAAGCCATGCTGCAGATAACACTACGATGTATACAGTGGCGGGATACAACTCTCCATTTGAGTTCAAGGACAGAGTTAATGAGATTTGGTTTACATTTGATTTGGACAAAGCATCTGCCATTTGA